In Triticum urartu cultivar G1812 chromosome 6, Tu2.1, whole genome shotgun sequence, the following proteins share a genomic window:
- the LOC125514205 gene encoding pentatricopeptide repeat-containing protein At1g31920, producing MVGGLVLPQPQHQAATPRTSAPAPATTTQALEQAPCCATVSARPVRGLDEVRKAHARNFKLGLDRSPPHLRPLLAACALGEWPGSMEYAAAIFSTLDEPEAFDYNTLMRGHVVGGRDPAAALRLYVDMLNDGVEPDGYTFPFVLKACAQLAALRQGRQLQGHAVKFGFLGHDDHAQNSLISFYGKCGEPELARRAFEQMEAGERTAASWSALLAAYTKAGWWADCLDSFAAMARDGWRPDESSMVSALSACAHLGAYDVGRSVHCALLRNTVTLNTFMETSLVDMYAKCGCIEKATAVFDGMDGKKNEWTYSAMVSGLALHGDGRKALQVFDAMIREGHQPDEAVYVGVLNACSRSGLLEEGLRCFDRMRLERKVAPNAQHYGCMVDLMARARRLDEARALIGSMPTGPTDTAWRSLLNACRIHGDIELAERALRELARLGGAVNAGDYIILADMHARAANWDEAAALRTEAVERGLAQAPGFSAVEVHGEMHRFTSQDRSHPRTADIYEMLHQMEWQLRFEGYKPDTSEVALDADDEEKRSAVAAHSQKLAMAFGLLSTPEGTPVRVVTNLRMSKECHAYSALISEIFGREVVVRDRKRFHRFRRGTCSCGNYW from the coding sequence ATGGTGGGAGGTCTAGTGCTCCCCCAGCCGCAGCACCAGGCCGCCACGCCAAGAACCTCCGCCCCGGCGCCGGCGACGACCACGCAGGCGCTGGAGCAGGCGCCATGCTGCGCCACGGTCTCGGCGCGGCCCGTGCGGGGCCTGGACGAGGTCAGGAAGGCGCACGCGAGGAACTTCAAGCTCGGCCTCGACCGCTCCCCGCCGCACCTGCGGCCGCTCCTCGCGGCGTGCGCGCTCGGGGAGTGGCCCGGCAGCATGGAGTACGCGGCGGCCATCTTCTCCACGCTCGACGAGCCGGAGGCGTTCGACTACAACACACTGATGCGCGGCCACGTCGTCGGTGGCCGCGACCCCGCGGCCGCTCTGCGGCTGTACGTCGACATGCTGAACGACGGCGTCGAGCCCGACGGCTACACGTTCCCGTTCGTCCTCAAGGCGTGCGCGCAGCTCGCGGCATTGCGGCAAGGGAGGCAGCTGCAGGGACACGCCGTGAAGTTCGGGTTCCTCGGGCACGACGACCACGCGCAGAACAGCCTCATCAGCTTCTACGGCAAGTGCGGCGAGCCGGAGCTGGCGCGCCGGGCGTTCGAGCAGATGGAGGCCGGGGAGAGGACGGCGGCGTCCTGGAGCGCGCTGCTCGCGGCGTACACCAAGGCCGGGTGGTGGGCTGATTGCCTCGACTCATTCGCCGCGATGGCGCGCGACGGGTGGAGGCCCGACGAGAGCTCCATGGTGAGCGCGCTCTCGGCGTGCGCGCACCTGGGCGCCTACGACGTCGGCCGGAGCGTCCACTGCGCGCTGCTCAGGAATACCGTGACGCTGAACACGTTCATGGAGACGTCCCTGGTGGACATGTACGCCAAGTGCGGCTGCATCGAGAAGGCGACGGCGGTGTTCGACGGCATGGACGGCAAGAAGAACGAGTGGACGTACAGCGCCATGGTGTCCGGCTTGGCGTTGCACGGGGACGGGCGTAAGGCGCTGCAGGTGTTCGACGCGATGATCAGGGAGGGACACCAGCCCGACGAGGCCGTGTACGTCGGCGTGCTCAACGCGTGCAGCCGCTCGGGGCTGCTCGAGGAAGGCCTCCGGTGCTTCGATCGGATGCGGCTCGAGCGCAAGGTGGCTCCCAACGCGCAGCACTACGGCTGCATGGTGGACCTCATGGCCCGCGCCCGGAGGCTGGACGAGGCGCGCGCGCTCATCGGGAGCATGCCCACGGGTCCCACGGACACGGCCTGGCGGAGCCTGCTCAACGCCTGCCGGATCCACGGCGACATCGAGCTCGCCGAGCGCGCGCTGCGGGAGCTGGCGCGCCTCGGCGGCGCCGTCAACGCCGGCGACTACATAATCCTCGCGGACATGCACGCCAGGGCCGCGAACTGGGACGAGGCGGCCGCGCTCCGGACGGAGGCGGTGGAAAGGGGCCTAGCGCAGGCGCCGGGGTTCAGCGCCGTGGAGGTGCACGGCGAGATGCACCGGTTCACGTCGCAGGACCGGTCGCACCCCCGGACGGCCGACATCTACGAGATGCTCCACCAGATGGAGTGGCAGCTCCGGTTCGAGGGCTACAAGCCAGACACGTCGGAGGTGGCGCTGGACGCGGACGACGAGGAGAAGCGGAGCGCCGTCGCCGCCCACAGCCAGAAGCTGGCCATGGCGTTCGGGCTGCTCAGCACGCCGGAAGGCACTCCGGTGAGGGTCGTCACCAACCTCCGGATGAGCAAGGAGTGCCACGCCTACAGCGCGCTGATATCGGAGATCTTCGGGAGGGAGGTCGTGGTCAGGGACCGGAAGCGTTTCCACCGGTTCCGGCGTGGCACCTGCAGCTGCGGGAACTATTGGTAG